The Streptomyces sp. NBC_01276 genome contains the following window.
GTCGGTGCGCAACCACGTGGCCGTGGTCATCGACGAGTACGGCGGCACCGCCGGCATCGTGACCATCGAGGACATCCTGGAGGAGATCGTCGGTGAGATCACCGACGAGTACGACCGGGAGATCGCGCCGGTGGAGGAGCTGGGCGACGACCGGTACCGGGTCACGGCCCGGCTCGACATCACCGACCTCGGCGAGCTGTTCGGGGTGGAGGCCTTCGACGACGAGGACGTGGAGACGGTCGGCGGGCTGCTGGCGAAGGCGCTGGGGCGGGTTCCGATCGCCGGTGCGTCGTCGGTGGTGGAGCTGCCGGACGGGCGCCCGCTGCGGATGACGGCGGAGTCCCCGGCGGGGCGGCGCAACAAGATCGTGACGGTGCTGGTGGAGCCGGTGCAGCCGGTGCCGGCGGCCGACGGCGAGGAGGAGGACGGATGACCCCGGCGGAGCTGCGAGCCTTCTGTCTGGAGTTCAACGCGGCGGTCGAGGAGTTCCCCTTCACGCCGGAGACCTCGGTGTTCAAGGTGCTGGGGAAGGTGTTCGCGCTGTCGGCGCTGGACGCCGAGCCGCTGAAGATCAACCTCAAGTGCGATCCGGAGGAGGCCCTCCGGCTGCGCGCGGAGCACGCGGCGATCGTCCCGGGCTGGCACATGAACAAGCGGCACTGGAACACGGTGACCGTCGCGGAGCTGCCGGACGCGCTGGTGCGGGAGCTGGTGGAGGACTCGTACGACCTGGTCGTGGCGGGTCTGCCGAAGGCGGAGCGGCTGCGGCTCGACCGGTCCTGAGGCGCCTCGGCGGGGTCGTCTCACGGCCGCGCCGGGGCGCTCCCTATGCTTTCGACCATGAGCGAGAGCACCGTGGGCACCGGGATCGACCCCGAGGACAGCAAGATCATCACGCTGGCGCGCAGCGCCCGGGCCCGCAACGGGGTCCCGGAGGGTGCGGCGGTCCGCGACGAG
Protein-coding sequences here:
- a CDS encoding MmcQ/YjbR family DNA-binding protein produces the protein MTPAELRAFCLEFNAAVEEFPFTPETSVFKVLGKVFALSALDAEPLKINLKCDPEEALRLRAEHAAIVPGWHMNKRHWNTVTVAELPDALVRELVEDSYDLVVAGLPKAERLRLDRS